In a single window of the Antennarius striatus isolate MH-2024 chromosome 3, ASM4005453v1, whole genome shotgun sequence genome:
- the eif4ebp1 gene encoding eukaryotic translation initiation factor 4E-binding protein 1 isoform X2, with the protein MSTDCQKTTAKEIPSTRMVTISHSAHMPHNYCTTPGGTLFSTTPGGTRIIYDRKFLLEHRSSPVASTPPKGLPVIPGVTSPPFSDEAQDGQLMPTTVPDSSNTGDDSQFEMDI; encoded by the exons ATGTCCACCGACTGCCAGAAGACCACTGCCAAGGAAATCCCATCGACCAGGATGGTGACCATCAGCCACTCGGCGCACATGCCCCACAACTACTGCACGACTCCCGGAGGGACCCTGTTCAGCACGACCCCGGGTG GTACTAGGATCATCTACGACCGAAAGTTCCTGCTGGAGCATCGCAGCTCTCCGGTGGCCAGTACTCCGCCAAAAGGACTGCCTGTCATTCCTGGGGTGACCAGTCCACCCTTCTCAGACGAGGCTCAGGATGGACAACTCATGCCCACCACAGTCCCTGATAGCAGCAATACTG gTGATGACTCACAGTTTGAAATGGACATCTAG
- the eif4ebp1 gene encoding eukaryotic translation initiation factor 4E-binding protein 1 isoform X1, whose protein sequence is MSTDCQKTTAKEIPSTRMVTISHSAHMPHNYCTTPGGTLFSTTPGGTRIIYDRKFLLEHRSSPVASTPPKGLPVIPGVTSPPFSDEAQDGQLMPTTVPDSSNTGMSSRRQPLKMACAFGVKDSIPPWNRHY, encoded by the exons ATGTCCACCGACTGCCAGAAGACCACTGCCAAGGAAATCCCATCGACCAGGATGGTGACCATCAGCCACTCGGCGCACATGCCCCACAACTACTGCACGACTCCCGGAGGGACCCTGTTCAGCACGACCCCGGGTG GTACTAGGATCATCTACGACCGAAAGTTCCTGCTGGAGCATCGCAGCTCTCCGGTGGCCAGTACTCCGCCAAAAGGACTGCCTGTCATTCCTGGGGTGACCAGTCCACCCTTCTCAGACGAGGCTCAGGATGGACAACTCATGCCCACCACAGTCCCTGATAGCAGCAATACTGGTATGTCATCCCGGAGACAACCCCTCAAGATGGCCTGTGCATTTGGAGTGAAGGATTCCATCCCACCCTGGAATCGACATTACTGA